A portion of the Segatella copri DSM 18205 genome contains these proteins:
- a CDS encoding sialate O-acetylesterase — MACLPMMAQKTGSKVQEKPDPNFQIYLCFGQSNMEGNAAIEDIDRTGVNPRFQAMYAVDDEKAGWKKGQWHTAVPPQARPSTGLTPVDYFGRQMVDNLPDSIKVGTITVAVGGASIDLFDKRTYKAYLKKQPDWMKNFASQYNGNPYARLIELAKIAKKQGVIKGILLHQGETNNGDANWPNRVKTVYNDILKDLNLKAEDVPLLVGETVQKDMGGKCWAHIAIVDDIAKTIPTAHVISSKGCPQRGDGLHFIAESYRTMGKRYANMMLALQGIIPDSNYPRVDKDRRAYVKLHAPEAKKVIFDICGKQYEMKKDLDGDWYGVSDPLVVGFHYYFLNVDGVQVVDPASETYFGCCREAGGLEVPEGAEGNYYRPQQGVAHGQVRSVSYYAASQKQFRRAMVYTPAEYETNTTKHYPVLYLQHGMGEDETGWSKQGMMQHIMDNLIAEGKAEPMIVVMESGDVKKPFVARPGKNVDEERSHYGASFYDVIIKDLIPMVDKTFRTYTDREHRAMAGLSWGGCQTFNTVLPHMDKFSALGTFSGALFGVDVKTCFNGVFADAEKYNKNIRYMFMGCGSEENFGTEKMAQQLKELGIKLDVYVSPGTHHEWLTWRRCFKEFVPHLFKW; from the coding sequence ATGGCGTGCCTACCTATGATGGCACAGAAAACGGGCAGTAAGGTTCAGGAAAAGCCTGATCCTAATTTTCAGATTTATCTCTGCTTCGGACAGTCGAACATGGAAGGAAATGCGGCTATCGAAGACATCGACCGAACGGGCGTGAACCCGAGATTCCAGGCTATGTATGCCGTGGATGATGAAAAGGCAGGATGGAAGAAGGGACAATGGCACACCGCCGTGCCGCCACAGGCAAGACCCTCTACAGGACTGACTCCTGTTGACTATTTCGGAAGACAGATGGTGGATAACCTGCCAGACAGCATCAAGGTGGGAACCATCACCGTGGCCGTGGGCGGAGCCAGCATCGACCTCTTCGATAAGCGTACCTATAAGGCTTATCTCAAGAAACAACCCGACTGGATGAAGAACTTTGCATCCCAGTACAACGGAAATCCATACGCCCGACTGATAGAACTGGCAAAAATAGCCAAGAAGCAGGGTGTTATCAAGGGCATTCTCCTGCATCAGGGCGAAACCAACAACGGCGATGCCAACTGGCCTAACCGAGTAAAGACTGTTTATAACGACATCTTGAAGGATTTGAATCTGAAGGCAGAAGACGTACCTCTGCTCGTAGGCGAAACCGTACAGAAGGATATGGGCGGAAAATGCTGGGCACATATCGCCATCGTTGATGATATTGCCAAGACCATTCCTACAGCCCACGTCATTTCTTCAAAGGGCTGTCCACAGCGTGGCGACGGTCTCCACTTCATCGCAGAAAGCTACCGCACCATGGGCAAGCGCTATGCAAACATGATGCTCGCCCTGCAGGGAATCATTCCAGACAGCAACTATCCGCGTGTAGATAAGGACCGCAGAGCTTATGTAAAGCTCCATGCTCCTGAGGCAAAGAAAGTAATCTTCGACATCTGCGGCAAGCAATATGAGATGAAAAAGGATTTGGATGGCGACTGGTACGGCGTGAGCGATCCGCTGGTAGTAGGATTCCACTACTATTTTCTGAATGTAGATGGCGTGCAGGTAGTTGACCCTGCCAGTGAAACCTACTTCGGCTGCTGCCGTGAAGCAGGCGGTCTGGAAGTTCCAGAAGGAGCAGAAGGCAACTACTATCGTCCTCAGCAGGGCGTAGCCCACGGTCAGGTTCGTTCAGTATCTTACTATGCAGCCTCCCAGAAGCAGTTCCGCCGCGCCATGGTTTACACCCCTGCCGAATATGAAACCAACACCACCAAGCACTATCCTGTGCTCTATCTGCAGCACGGCATGGGCGAAGACGAGACGGGCTGGAGCAAGCAGGGAATGATGCAGCACATCATGGACAACCTGATAGCAGAAGGCAAGGCTGAGCCTATGATTGTGGTCATGGAGAGTGGCGATGTAAAGAAGCCTTTCGTTGCCCGTCCAGGCAAGAATGTAGATGAAGAGCGCAGCCACTATGGAGCTTCATTCTATGATGTGATTATCAAGGATCTGATTCCGATGGTTGACAAGACATTCCGCACTTATACCGACCGCGAGCATCGCGCGATGGCTGGATTGTCATGGGGCGGTTGCCAGACATTCAACACGGTATTGCCTCACATGGACAAGTTCTCTGCCCTTGGAACCTTTAGCGGTGCTCTCTTTGGCGTAGATGTAAAGACCTGTTTCAATGGAGTTTTTGCCGATGCAGAGAAATACAACAAGAACATTCGTTATATGTTTATGGGCTGCGGTTCGGAAGAGAACTTCGGTACCGAGAAGATGGCACAGCAGTTGAAAGAACTGGGCATCAAGCTCGATGTTTATGTATCACCAGGCACTCATCATGAGTGGCTCACCTGGCGCCGCTGCTTCAAGGAATTTGTTCCTCACCTCTTTAAATGGTAA
- a CDS encoding RagB/SusD family nutrient uptake outer membrane protein, translating to MIQRCWFDIMRWNDTKAIVRLTKAGTVVPHLFFPYPQTVMDKNPNLKQNPGW from the coding sequence ATGATTCAGCGTTGTTGGTTCGATATCATGCGATGGAATGATACAAAGGCCATTGTGCGTTTGACTAAGGCTGGTACAGTCGTGCCACATTTGTTCTTCCCTTATCCACAGACCGTGATGGATAAGAACCCTAACCTGAAGCAGAATCCTGGTTGGTAA
- a CDS encoding glycosyl hydrolase family 8: protein MKTWMCALMLALSTGASAQNPIISGQYSADPTARVFNGKVYLYPSHDIPSPIEKLKEWFCMADYHVFSSTNLTEWQDHGVIVSQDKVPWAQDGSYTMWAPDCVEKDGKYYFYFPAAPKGEEKGFGIGVAVADQPEGPFMPMWKPIEGVHGIDPCVLIDKDGQAYIYWAGAGLHMAKLKPNMTELASEPKLVEGLPEGFKEGPFAFERNGKYYFTFPWVREKDGTETLAYAMAAHPMGPFTFKGIIMDESPTKCWTNHHSIVEYQGQWYLFYHHNDYSPKFDKNRSVRIDSLNFNPDGTIQKVIPSLRGVGLTKARSHIQIDRYSALQGKGIGIEYLDKNNCFAGWKTLFSKSNTALIYNKVDFGNEKVEEITVRAKSAKGGVLVVRADGKKGNIIAKVKIPKSAAWKNVRAQVLHAPQGVHALHVSLQSGADVEVDWLGFDALPWEKGAFETHQYRNLFAEMGYKQADIDRKVNEVFNDVFYGKNKVYFEVGDSMGYVSDIKNNDVRTEGMSYGMMAAVQFDKKDIFDRLWRWSKKYMQHQEGPYKGYFAWSCKTDGTRNAQGAASDGELYFVTSLIFASNRWGNDTGINYLKEAQHILDCSMQKAGMDRTAPLINLEHQLITFTPDHWGGKFTDPSYHLPAFYEVWANWANDGRSQFWKECAEKSREFLHKCINEKTGLNPDYCNYDGSLMKTGRLLGDAFRYDSWRVPMNIALDYSWACKDKEWQQKYANTLQNFLYSKGIDSFLDQYNVDGTMVEDILPAGTAPKALRHSIGFVATSAAASLVSNHVKGREFVSHFWNAKHEPDKEGFFDGYYDGLLRLFAFMHLSGRYQIIEPQ from the coding sequence ATGAAAACATGGATGTGTGCCTTGATGCTGGCGTTATCGACAGGAGCTTCGGCTCAGAACCCGATTATCAGCGGACAGTATTCTGCTGATCCTACGGCTCGCGTATTCAACGGGAAGGTATATCTTTATCCTTCTCATGATATTCCGAGTCCTATCGAGAAACTGAAGGAATGGTTCTGCATGGCAGATTATCACGTTTTCTCTTCCACTAATCTTACGGAGTGGCAGGATCATGGAGTCATCGTTTCGCAGGATAAAGTACCTTGGGCACAGGACGGCAGTTATACGATGTGGGCTCCTGACTGTGTAGAGAAAGACGGGAAATATTATTTCTATTTCCCTGCCGCTCCGAAAGGGGAGGAGAAGGGATTCGGAATAGGTGTGGCGGTTGCCGACCAGCCTGAAGGACCGTTTATGCCGATGTGGAAACCCATAGAGGGTGTGCACGGCATAGATCCTTGTGTGCTGATAGATAAGGACGGACAGGCTTATATCTACTGGGCGGGAGCAGGTTTGCACATGGCTAAGCTGAAACCAAACATGACGGAACTTGCCTCGGAACCCAAACTGGTAGAGGGATTGCCTGAGGGATTCAAGGAAGGACCGTTTGCCTTCGAGCGTAACGGCAAATATTATTTCACCTTCCCTTGGGTACGTGAAAAGGATGGAACCGAAACGCTGGCTTATGCCATGGCTGCCCATCCGATGGGACCTTTTACATTCAAGGGCATCATCATGGATGAGTCGCCTACGAAGTGCTGGACCAATCATCACAGCATCGTGGAATATCAGGGACAGTGGTATCTCTTCTATCACCATAATGATTATTCGCCTAAGTTCGACAAGAACCGCTCGGTGCGAATCGACTCTCTGAACTTCAATCCTGACGGAACGATACAGAAGGTGATACCTTCGTTAAGAGGTGTGGGATTGACGAAGGCACGTTCGCATATTCAGATTGACCGTTATTCTGCGCTGCAAGGCAAGGGTATTGGTATTGAATATCTGGATAAAAACAATTGTTTTGCCGGATGGAAGACTCTCTTTTCTAAATCGAATACTGCCCTTATATATAATAAGGTGGATTTCGGTAATGAGAAGGTGGAAGAAATCACCGTTCGTGCCAAGTCGGCTAAGGGCGGTGTGCTCGTAGTCAGAGCCGATGGCAAGAAGGGCAATATCATCGCTAAGGTGAAGATTCCGAAGTCGGCAGCCTGGAAGAATGTCCGTGCCCAGGTGCTTCATGCTCCTCAGGGCGTTCATGCTCTCCATGTATCCTTGCAGAGTGGAGCCGACGTAGAGGTTGACTGGCTGGGCTTTGATGCGTTGCCTTGGGAAAAGGGAGCTTTTGAAACTCACCAGTATCGTAATCTCTTTGCCGAAATGGGCTATAAGCAGGCTGATATTGACAGGAAGGTGAACGAAGTGTTCAATGATGTATTCTACGGTAAGAACAAGGTTTATTTCGAGGTGGGCGATTCCATGGGATATGTCAGCGATATAAAGAACAATGATGTGAGAACCGAAGGCATGTCGTATGGAATGATGGCTGCCGTGCAGTTTGACAAGAAGGACATCTTCGACCGCCTCTGGCGATGGAGTAAGAAATACATGCAGCATCAGGAAGGACCTTATAAGGGCTATTTCGCATGGAGCTGCAAGACTGATGGAACGAGAAATGCCCAGGGAGCCGCATCGGATGGTGAACTCTATTTCGTAACTTCGCTCATCTTTGCATCCAACCGATGGGGCAATGATACAGGCATCAACTATCTGAAGGAAGCGCAGCATATTCTGGATTGCAGCATGCAGAAGGCGGGAATGGACCGCACAGCTCCGCTCATCAATCTCGAACATCAGCTCATCACCTTTACGCCCGATCATTGGGGCGGGAAGTTTACCGATCCTTCTTACCATCTCCCTGCCTTTTACGAGGTTTGGGCTAATTGGGCTAACGACGGACGGTCCCAGTTCTGGAAGGAGTGTGCTGAGAAAAGCCGTGAGTTTCTGCATAAGTGTATCAATGAGAAGACGGGCTTGAACCCGGACTATTGCAACTATGATGGCAGTCTGATGAAGACCGGTCGGTTGCTGGGTGATGCATTCCGCTACGATTCATGGCGTGTTCCTATGAACATAGCGCTCGATTATTCCTGGGCTTGCAAGGATAAGGAGTGGCAGCAGAAATATGCCAATACGCTGCAAAACTTCCTGTATAGTAAGGGCATTGATTCTTTCCTGGACCAGTATAATGTAGATGGAACGATGGTAGAAGATATTCTGCCGGCAGGTACAGCTCCTAAGGCACTCCGCCATTCTATCGGTTTTGTTGCC